A window from Manis javanica isolate MJ-LG chromosome 10, MJ_LKY, whole genome shotgun sequence encodes these proteins:
- the RBAK gene encoding RB-associated KRAB zinc finger protein isoform X4, with the protein MLENYSLLVSVGYDSTKPKVILKLEQGEEPWLAEGEFPCQNHPEVWKVNDLIEGIQENEDEHSREVLYINSRTLIGERENTFDKASMEPNLAPSRIKSHNCVSCGKNLESTSALIISDGSYARKKPDECAECGRTYFGKKSYGFNQSGEGYSQNEESLLQKINILEKPFEYNECIEALDNEAVFVTHKRAYMGGKPYEWNESGSDFIQISNFNVYQRSQVELKPFECRECGKSFCKKSKFIIHQRAHTGEKPYECNVCGKSFSQKGTLTVHRRSHLEEKPYKCNECGKTFCQKLHLTQHLRTHSGEKPYECNECGKTFCQKTHLTLHQRNHSGERPYPCNECGKSFSRKSALSDHQRTHTGEKLYKCNECGKSYYRKSTLITHQRTHTGEKPYQCSECGKFFSRVSYLTIHYRSHLEEKPYECSECGKTFNLNSAFIRHRKVHTDEKPHECSECGKFFQFSYLTDHPTTPLGEKPYKCNECGKSFLETSVFSGHQSLPKGEKSYECNICGKLFSELSYYTIHYRSHSEEKPYGCNECGKTFSHNSSLFRHQRVHTGEKPYECYECGKFFSQKSYLTIHHRIHSGEKPYKCSKCGKVFSRMSNLTVHYRSHSGEKPYECNECGKVFSQKSYLTVHYRTHSGEKPYECKECGKKFHHRSAFNSHQRIHRRGNMNVLDVENLL; encoded by the exons ATGCTGGAAAACTACAGCCTCCTTGTGTCTGTGG GGTATGATAGCACCAAACCAAAAGTAATTCTCaagttggagcagggagaggagccATGGTTAGCAGAAGGTGAATTCCCATGTCAGAATCATCCAG aaGTCTGGAAAGTTAATGACCTGATAGAGGGAATccaagaaaatgaagatgaacATTCAAGGGAAGTTCTTTATATCAACAGTAGAACCCtgattggagagagagagaatacatTTGATAAAGCTTCTATGGAACCAAACCTTGCTCCTTCAAGGATAAAATCTCATAATTGTGTCTCATGTGGAAAGAATTTAGAATCTACTTCGGCATTAATTATTAGTGATGGAAGCTATGCAAGAAAGAAACCTGATGAATGTGCTGAATGTGGGAGAACATACTTTGGAAAGAAATCCTATGGATTTAATCAAAGTGGAGAAGGCTAttctcaaaatgaagaaagtcttcttcagaaaattaatattttggagAAACCCTTTGAatataatgaatgcattgaagCCTTGGACAATGAAGCTGTTTTTGTTACTCATAAGAGAGCTTATATGGGGGGAAAGCCCTATGAGTGGAATGAGTCTGGGTCAGACTTCATCCAgatctcaaattttaatgtataCCAGAGGTCACAGGTAGAATTGAAGCCCTTTGAATGTAGAGAATGTGGGAAATCCTTCTGCAAGAAGTCAAAATTCATTATACATCAGAGGgctcacacaggagagaaaccttacGAATGTAATGTATGTGGGAAATCCTTCAGCCAAAAGGGAACCCTGACTGTACATCGGAGATCACACTTAGAGGAGAAACCCTATAAATGTAACGAGTGTGGGAAAACCTTCTGTCAGAAGTTACATCTCACTCAGCATCTGAGAACTCATtcaggagagaaaccctatgaatgtaatgaGTGTGGAAAAACCTTCTGCCAAAAGACCCATCTCACCCTACACCAGAGAAATCATTCAGGAGAAAGGCCCTATCCctgtaatgaatgtgggaaatccTTCTCCCGAAAGTCAGCTCTCAGTGACCATCAGAGAacacacacaggagagaaactttataaatgtaatgaatgtgggaaatccTACTACCGAAAATCTACCCTCATTACGCATCAGAGAacacacacaggagagaaaccctatcAGTGTAGTGAATGTGGAAAATTCTTTTCTCGGGTGTCATACCTCACTATACATTATAGAAGCCACTTAgaagagaaaccctatgaatgtagtGAATGTGGCAAAACCTTCAATTTAAATTCAGCCTTCATTAGACATCGGAAGGTACACACAGATGAGAAACCCCATGAGTGCAGTGAATGTGGAAAGTTCTTTCAGTTCTCATACCTCACTGACCATCCTACAACTCCTCTAGGGGAGAAACCCtacaaatgtaatgaatgtgggaaaagTTTCCTTGAAACTTCAGTTTTCAGTGGACACCAGTCACTTCCAAAAGGGGAAAAATCCTATGAGTGTAATATATGTGGGAAATTGTTCTCTGAGTTATCCTACTACACTATACATTATAGAAGCCATTCAGAGGAAAAACCGTATGgatgtaatgaatgtgggaaaacTTTCTCCCACAATTCATCCCTCTTTAGACATCAAAGAGtacacacaggagagaaaccctatgagtGTTATGAATGCGGAAAGTTCTTCTCTCAGAAGTCTTATCTAACTATACACCATCGAATCCATTCAGGAGAGAAGCCCTATAAATGTAGTAAATGTGGAAAAGTTTTCTCTCGGATGTCAAATCTCACTGTACATTATAGAAGCCATTCAGGAGAGAAGCCctatgaatgtaatgaatgtggaaaaGTCTTTTCTCAGAAGTCATACCTCACTGTACACTATAGAACTCATTCAGGAGAGAAgccctatgaatgtaaggaatgtggtaAAAAATTCCACCACAGATCAGCCTTCAATAGCCATCAGAGAATTCATAGGAGAGGGAATATGAATGTACTTGATGTGGAAAATCTCCTGTGA
- the RBAK gene encoding RB-associated KRAB zinc finger protein isoform X3 produces the protein MNDSQGPVSFKDVAVDFTQEEWQQLGPGEKATYRDVMLENYSLLVSVGYDSTKPKVILKLEQGEEPWLAEGEFPCQNHPEVWKVNDLIEGIQENEDEHSREVLYINSRTLIGERENTFDKASMEPNLAPSRIKSHNCVSCGKNLESTSALIISDGSYARKKPDECAECGRTYFGKKSYGFNQSGEGYSQNEESLLQKINILEKPFEYNECIEALDNEAVFVTHKRAYMGGKPYEWNESGSDFIQISNFNVYQRSQVELKPFECRECGKSFCKKSKFIIHQRAHTGEKPYECNVCGKSFSQKGTLTVHRRSHLEEKPYKCNECGKTFCQKLHLTQHLRTHSGEKPYECNECGKTFCQKTHLTLHQRNHSGERPYPCNECGKSFSRKSALSDHQRTHTGEKLYKCNECGKSYYRKSTLITHQRTHTGEKPYQCSECGKFFSRVSYLTIHYRSHLEEKPYECSECGKTFNLNSAFIRHRKVHTDEKPHECSECGKFFQFSYLTDHPTTPLGEKPYKCNECGKSFLETSVFSGHQSLPKGEKSYECNICGKLFSELSYYTIHYRSHSEEKPYGCNECGKTFSHNSSLFRHQRVHTGEKPYECYECGKFFSQKSYLTIHHRIHSGEKPYKCSKCGKVFSRMSNLTVHYRSHSGEKPYECNECGKVFSQKSYLTVHYRTHSGEKPYECKECGKKFHHRSAFNSHQRIHRRGNMNVLDVENLL, from the exons GGGCCAGTGTCATTCAAGGATGTGGCCGTGGATTTCACCCAGGAGGAGTGGCAGCAGCTGGGGCCTGGTGAGAAGGCCACCTACAGGGACGTGATGCTGGAAAACTACAGCCTCCTTGTGTCTGTGG GGTATGATAGCACCAAACCAAAAGTAATTCTCaagttggagcagggagaggagccATGGTTAGCAGAAGGTGAATTCCCATGTCAGAATCATCCAG aaGTCTGGAAAGTTAATGACCTGATAGAGGGAATccaagaaaatgaagatgaacATTCAAGGGAAGTTCTTTATATCAACAGTAGAACCCtgattggagagagagagaatacatTTGATAAAGCTTCTATGGAACCAAACCTTGCTCCTTCAAGGATAAAATCTCATAATTGTGTCTCATGTGGAAAGAATTTAGAATCTACTTCGGCATTAATTATTAGTGATGGAAGCTATGCAAGAAAGAAACCTGATGAATGTGCTGAATGTGGGAGAACATACTTTGGAAAGAAATCCTATGGATTTAATCAAAGTGGAGAAGGCTAttctcaaaatgaagaaagtcttcttcagaaaattaatattttggagAAACCCTTTGAatataatgaatgcattgaagCCTTGGACAATGAAGCTGTTTTTGTTACTCATAAGAGAGCTTATATGGGGGGAAAGCCCTATGAGTGGAATGAGTCTGGGTCAGACTTCATCCAgatctcaaattttaatgtataCCAGAGGTCACAGGTAGAATTGAAGCCCTTTGAATGTAGAGAATGTGGGAAATCCTTCTGCAAGAAGTCAAAATTCATTATACATCAGAGGgctcacacaggagagaaaccttacGAATGTAATGTATGTGGGAAATCCTTCAGCCAAAAGGGAACCCTGACTGTACATCGGAGATCACACTTAGAGGAGAAACCCTATAAATGTAACGAGTGTGGGAAAACCTTCTGTCAGAAGTTACATCTCACTCAGCATCTGAGAACTCATtcaggagagaaaccctatgaatgtaatgaGTGTGGAAAAACCTTCTGCCAAAAGACCCATCTCACCCTACACCAGAGAAATCATTCAGGAGAAAGGCCCTATCCctgtaatgaatgtgggaaatccTTCTCCCGAAAGTCAGCTCTCAGTGACCATCAGAGAacacacacaggagagaaactttataaatgtaatgaatgtgggaaatccTACTACCGAAAATCTACCCTCATTACGCATCAGAGAacacacacaggagagaaaccctatcAGTGTAGTGAATGTGGAAAATTCTTTTCTCGGGTGTCATACCTCACTATACATTATAGAAGCCACTTAgaagagaaaccctatgaatgtagtGAATGTGGCAAAACCTTCAATTTAAATTCAGCCTTCATTAGACATCGGAAGGTACACACAGATGAGAAACCCCATGAGTGCAGTGAATGTGGAAAGTTCTTTCAGTTCTCATACCTCACTGACCATCCTACAACTCCTCTAGGGGAGAAACCCtacaaatgtaatgaatgtgggaaaagTTTCCTTGAAACTTCAGTTTTCAGTGGACACCAGTCACTTCCAAAAGGGGAAAAATCCTATGAGTGTAATATATGTGGGAAATTGTTCTCTGAGTTATCCTACTACACTATACATTATAGAAGCCATTCAGAGGAAAAACCGTATGgatgtaatgaatgtgggaaaacTTTCTCCCACAATTCATCCCTCTTTAGACATCAAAGAGtacacacaggagagaaaccctatgagtGTTATGAATGCGGAAAGTTCTTCTCTCAGAAGTCTTATCTAACTATACACCATCGAATCCATTCAGGAGAGAAGCCCTATAAATGTAGTAAATGTGGAAAAGTTTTCTCTCGGATGTCAAATCTCACTGTACATTATAGAAGCCATTCAGGAGAGAAGCCctatgaatgtaatgaatgtggaaaaGTCTTTTCTCAGAAGTCATACCTCACTGTACACTATAGAACTCATTCAGGAGAGAAgccctatgaatgtaaggaatgtggtaAAAAATTCCACCACAGATCAGCCTTCAATAGCCATCAGAGAATTCATAGGAGAGGGAATATGAATGTACTTGATGTGGAAAATCTCCTGTGA
- the RBAK gene encoding RB-associated KRAB zinc finger protein isoform X1 yields the protein MGKRVLAFVELAGVRPGRRTSGVLSASAAGRGGAFAPAQCCRIDLASCPCAGPPLAASTLVQEQQKMNDSQGPVSFKDVAVDFTQEEWQQLGPGEKATYRDVMLENYSLLVSVGYDSTKPKVILKLEQGEEPWLAEGEFPCQNHPEVWKVNDLIEGIQENEDEHSREVLYINSRTLIGERENTFDKASMEPNLAPSRIKSHNCVSCGKNLESTSALIISDGSYARKKPDECAECGRTYFGKKSYGFNQSGEGYSQNEESLLQKINILEKPFEYNECIEALDNEAVFVTHKRAYMGGKPYEWNESGSDFIQISNFNVYQRSQVELKPFECRECGKSFCKKSKFIIHQRAHTGEKPYECNVCGKSFSQKGTLTVHRRSHLEEKPYKCNECGKTFCQKLHLTQHLRTHSGEKPYECNECGKTFCQKTHLTLHQRNHSGERPYPCNECGKSFSRKSALSDHQRTHTGEKLYKCNECGKSYYRKSTLITHQRTHTGEKPYQCSECGKFFSRVSYLTIHYRSHLEEKPYECSECGKTFNLNSAFIRHRKVHTDEKPHECSECGKFFQFSYLTDHPTTPLGEKPYKCNECGKSFLETSVFSGHQSLPKGEKSYECNICGKLFSELSYYTIHYRSHSEEKPYGCNECGKTFSHNSSLFRHQRVHTGEKPYECYECGKFFSQKSYLTIHHRIHSGEKPYKCSKCGKVFSRMSNLTVHYRSHSGEKPYECNECGKVFSQKSYLTVHYRTHSGEKPYECKECGKKFHHRSAFNSHQRIHRRGNMNVLDVENLL from the exons GGGCCAGTGTCATTCAAGGATGTGGCCGTGGATTTCACCCAGGAGGAGTGGCAGCAGCTGGGGCCTGGTGAGAAGGCCACCTACAGGGACGTGATGCTGGAAAACTACAGCCTCCTTGTGTCTGTGG GGTATGATAGCACCAAACCAAAAGTAATTCTCaagttggagcagggagaggagccATGGTTAGCAGAAGGTGAATTCCCATGTCAGAATCATCCAG aaGTCTGGAAAGTTAATGACCTGATAGAGGGAATccaagaaaatgaagatgaacATTCAAGGGAAGTTCTTTATATCAACAGTAGAACCCtgattggagagagagagaatacatTTGATAAAGCTTCTATGGAACCAAACCTTGCTCCTTCAAGGATAAAATCTCATAATTGTGTCTCATGTGGAAAGAATTTAGAATCTACTTCGGCATTAATTATTAGTGATGGAAGCTATGCAAGAAAGAAACCTGATGAATGTGCTGAATGTGGGAGAACATACTTTGGAAAGAAATCCTATGGATTTAATCAAAGTGGAGAAGGCTAttctcaaaatgaagaaagtcttcttcagaaaattaatattttggagAAACCCTTTGAatataatgaatgcattgaagCCTTGGACAATGAAGCTGTTTTTGTTACTCATAAGAGAGCTTATATGGGGGGAAAGCCCTATGAGTGGAATGAGTCTGGGTCAGACTTCATCCAgatctcaaattttaatgtataCCAGAGGTCACAGGTAGAATTGAAGCCCTTTGAATGTAGAGAATGTGGGAAATCCTTCTGCAAGAAGTCAAAATTCATTATACATCAGAGGgctcacacaggagagaaaccttacGAATGTAATGTATGTGGGAAATCCTTCAGCCAAAAGGGAACCCTGACTGTACATCGGAGATCACACTTAGAGGAGAAACCCTATAAATGTAACGAGTGTGGGAAAACCTTCTGTCAGAAGTTACATCTCACTCAGCATCTGAGAACTCATtcaggagagaaaccctatgaatgtaatgaGTGTGGAAAAACCTTCTGCCAAAAGACCCATCTCACCCTACACCAGAGAAATCATTCAGGAGAAAGGCCCTATCCctgtaatgaatgtgggaaatccTTCTCCCGAAAGTCAGCTCTCAGTGACCATCAGAGAacacacacaggagagaaactttataaatgtaatgaatgtgggaaatccTACTACCGAAAATCTACCCTCATTACGCATCAGAGAacacacacaggagagaaaccctatcAGTGTAGTGAATGTGGAAAATTCTTTTCTCGGGTGTCATACCTCACTATACATTATAGAAGCCACTTAgaagagaaaccctatgaatgtagtGAATGTGGCAAAACCTTCAATTTAAATTCAGCCTTCATTAGACATCGGAAGGTACACACAGATGAGAAACCCCATGAGTGCAGTGAATGTGGAAAGTTCTTTCAGTTCTCATACCTCACTGACCATCCTACAACTCCTCTAGGGGAGAAACCCtacaaatgtaatgaatgtgggaaaagTTTCCTTGAAACTTCAGTTTTCAGTGGACACCAGTCACTTCCAAAAGGGGAAAAATCCTATGAGTGTAATATATGTGGGAAATTGTTCTCTGAGTTATCCTACTACACTATACATTATAGAAGCCATTCAGAGGAAAAACCGTATGgatgtaatgaatgtgggaaaacTTTCTCCCACAATTCATCCCTCTTTAGACATCAAAGAGtacacacaggagagaaaccctatgagtGTTATGAATGCGGAAAGTTCTTCTCTCAGAAGTCTTATCTAACTATACACCATCGAATCCATTCAGGAGAGAAGCCCTATAAATGTAGTAAATGTGGAAAAGTTTTCTCTCGGATGTCAAATCTCACTGTACATTATAGAAGCCATTCAGGAGAGAAGCCctatgaatgtaatgaatgtggaaaaGTCTTTTCTCAGAAGTCATACCTCACTGTACACTATAGAACTCATTCAGGAGAGAAgccctatgaatgtaaggaatgtggtaAAAAATTCCACCACAGATCAGCCTTCAATAGCCATCAGAGAATTCATAGGAGAGGGAATATGAATGTACTTGATGTGGAAAATCTCCTGTGA